From Xenopus tropicalis strain Nigerian chromosome 3, UCB_Xtro_10.0, whole genome shotgun sequence, the proteins below share one genomic window:
- the ccdc130 gene encoding coiled-coil domain-containing protein 130 isoform X1, translated as MGERKGTNKYYPPDFDPAKHGSLNRYRNSHPLRERARKLSQGILIIRFEMPYNIWCDGCKNHIGMGVRYNAEKKKVGNYYTTPIYRFRMKCHLCVNYIEMQTDPANCDYVIVSGAQRKEERWDMQDNEQILTTEHEEKQRLETDSMFRLEHGAKDKAKLQRAAPSLSELQEVQSAWKDDFAINSLLRSKFRDEKKQIKEEEERDQALLKKASLDLKLVPEKEEDKKLAALLKYRSLESYEQKQKKKRSEICNRSWFSPGADSGQQTPGNALRKLGIRPRTLSAPGISPVTLGVVRRTSKEENRAEDKLPASPNGSCSSSAGGESVREETGSKVESRERTQSESDLSSVQTLATSTSTAQGKTSTAHTVSLSCLVPDYSDSSSESDG; from the exons ATG GGGGAGAGAAAAGGGACAAACAAGTATTACCCTCCAGACTTTGACCCTGCCAAG CATGGCTCCCTTAATAGATACAGGAACAGCCACCCCCTGCGAGAGCGAGCGAGGAAGCTTTCCCAGGGCATCCTTATCATCAG GTTTGAGATGCCCTATAACATCTGGTGCGATGGCTGCAAGAATCACATAGGAATGG GTGTACGCTACAATGCAGAGAAGAAGAAAGTGGGGAATTACTACACGACACCCATTTATAG GTTCAGGATGAAGTGTCATCTGTGTGTTAATTACATAGAAATGCAAACGGATCCAGCCAACTGTGACTATGTGATAGTGAGCGGAGCCCAGAGGAAGGAGGAACGCTGGGACATGCAAGATAATGAGCAGATACTCACCACCG AACATGAAGAGAAGCAGCGCCTGGAGACAGATTCCATGTTCCGCCTGGAGCACGGAGCCAAAGACAAAGCCAAGCTGCAGAGAGCTGCCCCTTCTCTGTCTGAGCTGCAGGAAGTACAAAGCGCGTGGAAAGATGACTTTGCCATAAACAGCCTGCTGCGGAGTAAATTTAGG GATGAGAAGAAACAAATAAAGGAAGAGGAAGAAAGAGATCAGGCCCTGCTTAAGAAAGCATCGTTGGACCTGAAACTGGTGCCGGAGAAGGAGGAGGACAAGAAACTTGCAGCTCTGCTCAAATACCGGAGCTTAGAGT CCTATGAacagaagcagaaaaagaagagaTCAGAGATATGCAACCGGTCCTGGTTTTCCCCTGGAGCAGACAGTGGGCAGCAGACACCGGGGAACGCACTGAGGAAGTTAGGAATCCGACCTAGAACCCTTTCCGCTCCAGGGATCAGCCCCGTGACTCTGGGAGTCGTGCGACGGACGTCCAAAGAGGAAAACAGGGCAGAAGATAAATTGCCCGCATCTCCCAATGGCAGCTGTAGCAGTAGTGCAGGAGGGGAGAGCGTAAGGGAAGAGACTGGGAGTAAGGTGGAGAGCAGGGAAAGGACTCAGTCCGAGAGTGATCTCAGTTCTGTACAAACACTTGCTACAAGCACGTCGACAGCTCAGGGGAAGACTTCTACAGCGCACACAGTCTCCCTCTCCTGCCTTGTGCCTGACTATTCCGACTCCAGCTCTGAGAGTGACGGGTAG
- the gtf2f1 gene encoding general transcription factor IIF subunit 1 isoform X1, translating into MASLGTSGQSVTEYVVRVPRNPNKRYSLMAFNAADKVDFSTWNQARMERDLSAKKMYQDEEMPESGAGSEYNRKQREESRRKKYGIILKEFKLEDQPWLLRVNGKAGRKYKGVKKGGVTENASYYIFTQCADGAFEAFPVSNWYNFTPLAKHRTLTAEEAEQEWERRNKVLNHFTIMQQRRLKDQVGDDDEEEGGGKQEKGGKGKKKKKKSDLKIHDLEDDLDMSSSESEDSDEEGERRTKPQKKAPAKGKKKKKQKSDDEALEDSDDGDFEGQEVDYMSDESSSDEELPGKIKPAKEEEGPKGLDEQSESSEESEEEKAEEEEEEEKKAPTPQDNKKKKKEDSSDESETSEDSDIDGASSSLFMQKKKTPSKKDKKGGSNSSSRGNSRPGTPSPDTGNTSSTLRAAASKLEQSKRGAVSNTPAAKRLKMESGPQNTSGKSTPQPQSGKSTPSSGDIQLTEDAVRRYLTRKPMTTKDLLKKFQTKKTGLSSEQTVNVLAQILKRLNPDRKVVHDKMHFYLKE; encoded by the exons ATGGCGTCGCTG GGCACCAGTGGCCAGTCTGTTACAGAGTATGTGGTGCGTGTACCCAG GAATCCAAATAAGCGGTACAGTCTCATGGCATTTAATGCTGCGGATAAAGTGGATTTCTCCACGTGGAACCAG GCTCGTATGGAACGTGACCTGAGTGCCAAAAAGATGTATCAGGATGAAGAGATGCCTGAATCTGGGGCTGGCAGCGAGTATAACCGCAAACAGAGGGAGGAGTCCAGGAGGAAAAAATACGGGATCATTTTAAAGGAGTTCAAACTAGAGGATCAGCCTTGGCTTCTGCGAGTGAATGGAAAGGCAGGACGCAA GTATAAAGGCGTGAAGAAGGGCGGAGTGACGGAAAATGCCTCTTACTACATATTCACACAGTGCGCAGATGGAGCATTTGAAGCATTTCCAGTCTCCAACTGGTACAATTTCACTCCACTTGCCAAGCATCGCACTCTGACGGCCGAGGAGGCGGAGCAGGAGTGGGAAAG GCGCAACAAAGTCCTCAATCACTTTACCATTATGCAGCAGCGTCGCCTGAAGGACCAGGTGGgagatgatgatgaagaggaagGTGGGGGAAAACAGGAAAAAGGAGGAAAGggcaagaaaaagaagaaaaaaagtgaCCTCAAAATCCATGATCTTGAGGATGACCTTGATATGAGCTCCAGTGAAAGCGAGGACAGCGATGAGGAGG GCGAGCGTCGCACAAAGCCCCAGAAGAAAGCTCCGGCCAAGGGCAAgaaaaagaagaagcagaagtcGGACGACGAGGCTCTAGAGGACAGCGACGATGGGGATTTTGAGGGGCAGGAAGTAGATTACATGTCGGACGAGAGCAG cTCTGATGAAGAGCTTCCAGGGAAGATCAAACCCGCCAAAGAGGAGGAAGGCCCTAAAG GATTGGATGAGCAGAGTGAGAGCAGTGAGGAGAGCGAGGAGGAAAAggcagaggaagaggaagaagaagagaagaaggccCCCACCCCACAGGataataagaaaaagaagaaag AAGACAGCAGTGATGAGTCTGAGACTTCTGAGGACAGTGATATTGATGGAGCCTCATCATCCCTCTTTATGCAG aaaaagaagacCCCATCCAAGAAGGATAAGAAAGGCGGCTCCAACAGCAGCTCCCGGGGGAACAGCAGGCCCGGAACCCCGTCTCCTGACACAGGGAACACGTCGAGCACCCTGAGAGCTGCAGCAAGTAAACTAGAACAAA GCAAACGAGGAGCAGTGTCAAACACTCCTGCGGCGAAACGTCTCAAGATGGAATCCGGGCCGCAAAACACTTCAGGAAAATCCACCCCTCAGCCACAGTCCGGGAAGTCGACCCCCAGCAGCGG GGACATTCAGCTGACCGAGGACGCCGTTCGCCGGTACCTGACCCGCAAACCCATGACAACTAAAGACCTTCTGAAGAAATTCCAAACCAAAAAGACAGGTCTGAGCAGCGAGCAGACAGTCAATGTGCTGGCCCAGATCCTAAAGAGACTGAACCCAGACCGGAAGGTTGTGCACGACAAGATGCACTTCTACCTAAAGGAGTGA
- the gtf2f1 gene encoding general transcription factor IIF subunit 1 isoform X2 has product MASLGTSGQSVTEYVVRVPRNPNKRYSLMAFNAADKVDFSTWNQARMERDLSAKKMYQDEEMPESGAGSEYNRKQREESRRKKYGIILKEFKLEDQPWLLRVNGKAGRKYKGVKKGGVTENASYYIFTQCADGAFEAFPVSNWYNFTPLAKHRTLTAEEAEQEWERRNKVLNHFTIMQQRRLKDQVGDDDEEEGGGKQEKGGKGKKKKKKSDLKIHDLEDDLDMSSSESEDSDEEGERRTKPQKKAPAKGKKKKKQKSDDEALEDSDDGDFEGQEVDYMSDESSSDEELPGKIKPAKEEEGPKGLDEQSESSEESEEEKAEEEEEEEKKAPTPQDNKKKKKDSSDESETSEDSDIDGASSSLFMQKKKTPSKKDKKGGSNSSSRGNSRPGTPSPDTGNTSSTLRAAASKLEQSKRGAVSNTPAAKRLKMESGPQNTSGKSTPQPQSGKSTPSSGDIQLTEDAVRRYLTRKPMTTKDLLKKFQTKKTGLSSEQTVNVLAQILKRLNPDRKVVHDKMHFYLKE; this is encoded by the exons ATGGCGTCGCTG GGCACCAGTGGCCAGTCTGTTACAGAGTATGTGGTGCGTGTACCCAG GAATCCAAATAAGCGGTACAGTCTCATGGCATTTAATGCTGCGGATAAAGTGGATTTCTCCACGTGGAACCAG GCTCGTATGGAACGTGACCTGAGTGCCAAAAAGATGTATCAGGATGAAGAGATGCCTGAATCTGGGGCTGGCAGCGAGTATAACCGCAAACAGAGGGAGGAGTCCAGGAGGAAAAAATACGGGATCATTTTAAAGGAGTTCAAACTAGAGGATCAGCCTTGGCTTCTGCGAGTGAATGGAAAGGCAGGACGCAA GTATAAAGGCGTGAAGAAGGGCGGAGTGACGGAAAATGCCTCTTACTACATATTCACACAGTGCGCAGATGGAGCATTTGAAGCATTTCCAGTCTCCAACTGGTACAATTTCACTCCACTTGCCAAGCATCGCACTCTGACGGCCGAGGAGGCGGAGCAGGAGTGGGAAAG GCGCAACAAAGTCCTCAATCACTTTACCATTATGCAGCAGCGTCGCCTGAAGGACCAGGTGGgagatgatgatgaagaggaagGTGGGGGAAAACAGGAAAAAGGAGGAAAGggcaagaaaaagaagaaaaaaagtgaCCTCAAAATCCATGATCTTGAGGATGACCTTGATATGAGCTCCAGTGAAAGCGAGGACAGCGATGAGGAGG GCGAGCGTCGCACAAAGCCCCAGAAGAAAGCTCCGGCCAAGGGCAAgaaaaagaagaagcagaagtcGGACGACGAGGCTCTAGAGGACAGCGACGATGGGGATTTTGAGGGGCAGGAAGTAGATTACATGTCGGACGAGAGCAG cTCTGATGAAGAGCTTCCAGGGAAGATCAAACCCGCCAAAGAGGAGGAAGGCCCTAAAG GATTGGATGAGCAGAGTGAGAGCAGTGAGGAGAGCGAGGAGGAAAAggcagaggaagaggaagaagaagagaagaaggccCCCACCCCACAGGataataagaaaaagaagaaag ACAGCAGTGATGAGTCTGAGACTTCTGAGGACAGTGATATTGATGGAGCCTCATCATCCCTCTTTATGCAG aaaaagaagacCCCATCCAAGAAGGATAAGAAAGGCGGCTCCAACAGCAGCTCCCGGGGGAACAGCAGGCCCGGAACCCCGTCTCCTGACACAGGGAACACGTCGAGCACCCTGAGAGCTGCAGCAAGTAAACTAGAACAAA GCAAACGAGGAGCAGTGTCAAACACTCCTGCGGCGAAACGTCTCAAGATGGAATCCGGGCCGCAAAACACTTCAGGAAAATCCACCCCTCAGCCACAGTCCGGGAAGTCGACCCCCAGCAGCGG GGACATTCAGCTGACCGAGGACGCCGTTCGCCGGTACCTGACCCGCAAACCCATGACAACTAAAGACCTTCTGAAGAAATTCCAAACCAAAAAGACAGGTCTGAGCAGCGAGCAGACAGTCAATGTGCTGGCCCAGATCCTAAAGAGACTGAACCCAGACCGGAAGGTTGTGCACGACAAGATGCACTTCTACCTAAAGGAGTGA
- the pspn gene encoding persephin yields MRFGGQIFLPLFFTLLGNVVSVALEYEQAYNVRPSRLSFRSDTGEPSLEYEDTPRLRVRRRLMQYGRPRGEDRECRLKMLLLTVGDLGLGYESEETVRFKYCSGGCPRSRTNHDLTLSRLLQKSDIPSLLEEKIFGGPCCRPTHYEDVVFLDDKHQWHTVEQLSAAACACVG; encoded by the exons ATGAGATTTGGGGGGCAGATCTTCCTGCCCCTGTTCTTCACGCTCCTTGGGAATGTGGTGTCAGTGGCTCTGGAGTACGAGCAGGCTTACAATGTCAGGCCGAGCAGACTCAGCTTCCGCTCAG ATACAGGCGAGCCCTCCCTGGAATACGAAGACACGCCAAGGCTGAGAGTGAGGCGGAGACTAATGCAGTATGGCCGCCCCCGAGGGGAAGATCGAGAGTGCCGCCTAAAGATGCTGCTGCTCACGGTTGGCGACCTCGGCCTCGGCTATGAGTCGGAGGAGACCGTTCGCTTCAAGTACTGCAGCGGCGGCTGCCCAAGGTCTCGCACCAACCACGACCTGACACTTTCGCGCCTGCTGCAGAAGAGCGATATCCCCTCCCTGCTGGAGGAAAAGATCTTCGGGGGGCCGTGCTGCCGCCCCACACACTACGAAGACGTGGTCTTCCTGGACGACAAACACCAGTGGCATACGGTGGAGCAGCTGTCGGCGGCCGCGTGCGCTTGTGTTGGCTGA